A genomic window from Nitrospirota bacterium includes:
- a CDS encoding DUF4388 domain-containing protein, with product MSLEGHLSDLSLPDILQIVHISKKSGVLNLESQAGKGRVVFHEGQILYASMQGKEMLGERLIREGKLKEDDLEIALRIQKDRKVYEPLGSILTENKFIGKDVLENLIQSLVKEVIYEMLSWDEGVFRFEPEQPMPYVSQGISVSTEYILLEGTRLRDEGKKVISSVDEKNTSETPAGNSGSRSDTIVSLIEELRIPCVRTEMLVMILRIAGESLGRAVIFKIKGGSAIGFGQVGISMGATEKRIKDLRIPVDKPSVIKNAMENLQAYRGLLPETDWNSYIVKHLGEGVPEEVFIAPLIEGKEVTAVLYGDNLPGRSKIDDTSALEAFVRIAGIALTASKPQNE from the coding sequence ATGAGCCTTGAAGGACATTTATCAGATCTCAGCCTTCCTGACATACTTCAGATAGTCCACATAAGTAAAAAAAGCGGTGTTTTAAATTTGGAAAGCCAGGCCGGTAAAGGGCGGGTGGTTTTTCATGAAGGTCAGATACTTTATGCCTCCATGCAGGGGAAAGAAATGCTGGGAGAGAGGCTGATCAGGGAAGGTAAGTTAAAGGAAGACGACCTTGAAATCGCACTCAGGATCCAAAAGGACAGGAAGGTGTATGAACCGTTAGGTTCCATTCTGACAGAGAATAAATTTATCGGCAAAGATGTCCTTGAAAACCTTATACAGTCGCTGGTCAAAGAGGTTATTTATGAGATGCTTTCATGGGACGAAGGGGTCTTTCGTTTTGAGCCTGAACAGCCAATGCCATATGTGTCCCAGGGCATAAGCGTCAGTACTGAGTACATACTTCTTGAAGGGACGAGACTGAGAGATGAAGGAAAGAAGGTTATATCGTCTGTGGATGAGAAAAATACTTCTGAAACGCCGGCCGGCAATTCCGGATCTCGTTCCGATACCATTGTTTCGCTGATTGAAGAGCTCAGGATCCCGTGTGTTCGCACAGAGATGCTGGTTATGATCCTCAGGATTGCCGGTGAATCGCTGGGCAGGGCTGTCATCTTTAAAATCAAAGGAGGCAGCGCAATTGGGTTTGGGCAGGTTGGTATATCAATGGGGGCAACAGAAAAAAGGATAAAGGATTTACGTATTCCTGTTGATAAACCTTCGGTAATTAAAAATGCGATGGAAAACCTGCAGGCATACAGGGGGCTGCTTCCTGAGACAGACTGGAACTCCTATATCGTAAAACATCTGGGTGAAGGTGTGCCTGAGGAGGTTTTCATAGCGCCATTGATTGAAGGTAAAGAGGTAACGGCCGTATTATACGGTGACAACCTGCCTGGAAGGAGCAAGATAGACGACACGTCAGCCCTTGAGGCCTTTGTCAGGATTGCAGGTATAGCGTTGACAGCTTCAAAACCTCAAAATGAGTAA
- the purS gene encoding phosphoribosylformylglycinamidine synthase subunit PurS: MKVNVYVTLKEGILDPQGKAVKHSLHTLGYSAVNDVRIGKYIELSLDNTTGADIESQIKEMCNNLLANTIVEDFRYEIKK, translated from the coding sequence TTGAAGGTAAACGTCTATGTTACGCTCAAGGAGGGGATTCTGGACCCTCAGGGTAAGGCAGTAAAGCATTCATTGCATACCCTTGGATATTCTGCAGTTAATGATGTCAGGATAGGCAAGTATATTGAGCTTAGCCTTGACAATACCACAGGGGCAGATATTGAGTCTCAGATTAAAGAGATGTGCAATAATCTTCTTGCTAATACTATCGTAGAGGATTTCCGATATGAGATTAAAAAATAA
- a CDS encoding adenylosuccinate lyase, producing MIERYSLPGMKQVWEPENKFKKWLAIEILACEALSQKGEIPESALRVIKEKAVINTERINEIELDVKHDVIAFLTAVSECIGDEAKYLHLGLTSSDVLDTGLALQLRDASDIILDDLNRLLEVLKEKAYAYKDTVMMGRSHGIHAEPVTFGLKMALWYEETKRNIVRLLNARDGISYGKISGAVGTFANIPPYVEEYVCNKLGLKPAPVSTQIMQRDRHAEFMCTLAITAGSLDKFATEIRHLQRTEVLEVEEPFTKGQKGSSAMPHKRNPVGCENISGLARIVRSNCLAALENIPLWHERDISHSSVERVIMPDSTILIDYMLNRLINIIRDMVVYPENMIKNLNLTHGLINSQRVLLELVRKGMDRDKAYRLVQKNAMNAWNIGADFQKLLLDDADVMQLLSEAEVRSCFDIGYHLKNVDYIFNRVYGK from the coding sequence ATGATTGAAAGATATTCACTTCCGGGGATGAAGCAGGTATGGGAGCCTGAGAACAAGTTTAAAAAATGGCTTGCAATTGAAATCCTGGCCTGTGAGGCTTTGTCGCAAAAAGGTGAGATACCTGAATCTGCCCTCCGTGTGATAAAAGAGAAGGCCGTTATAAATACAGAGCGGATCAACGAGATTGAGCTTGATGTAAAACATGATGTTATAGCCTTTTTGACTGCTGTATCCGAGTGCATCGGTGATGAGGCCAAGTACCTACATCTTGGATTAACTTCTTCAGATGTCCTTGACACGGGGCTTGCACTTCAGCTGAGGGATGCTTCAGACATCATACTTGATGATCTTAACAGGCTTTTGGAGGTTCTGAAGGAGAAGGCATATGCGTACAAAGATACTGTGATGATGGGCCGGTCTCACGGCATACATGCAGAGCCTGTAACGTTTGGACTCAAGATGGCATTATGGTACGAGGAGACAAAAAGGAATATTGTACGTCTGTTAAACGCCCGGGACGGCATTTCTTACGGCAAGATCTCAGGTGCTGTGGGCACTTTTGCCAATATACCTCCGTATGTGGAAGAGTATGTTTGCAACAAACTTGGATTGAAACCTGCACCGGTATCAACTCAGATAATGCAGAGGGACAGACACGCTGAATTTATGTGTACACTTGCCATAACAGCCGGCAGCCTTGATAAATTCGCAACAGAGATAAGGCACCTTCAGCGGACAGAGGTGCTGGAGGTTGAGGAGCCTTTTACCAAAGGGCAGAAAGGTTCATCCGCGATGCCTCACAAGAGAAATCCTGTGGGTTGTGAAAATATAAGCGGACTCGCAAGGATTGTCCGTTCAAATTGCCTTGCAGCTCTCGAAAATATACCGTTATGGCATGAGCGTGACATCAGTCATTCTTCTGTCGAGCGGGTTATAATGCCTGACAGCACGATTCTTATTGACTATATGCTTAACAGATTGATAAATATTATAAGGGACATGGTTGTGTATCCTGAAAATATGATAAAGAACCTTAATCTGACCCACGGACTTATAAATTCACAGCGTGTGCTTCTTGAACTGGTGAGAAAGGGGATGGACAGAGATAAGGCATACAGATTGGTACAGAAAAATGCCATGAATGCATGGAACATTGGTGCGGATTTTCAGAAGCTCCTTCTGGATGATGCTGATGTAATGCAGTTGTTGAGTGAGGCTGAGGTCAGATCATGCTTTGATATCGGGTACCATTTAAAGAATGTAGATTATATTTTCAACAGGGTATACGGAAAATAG
- the nusB gene encoding transcription antitermination factor NusB encodes MGYRRKSREYALQMLYQFDVSHQSAGLTAGFWADKDVPANIVEFANNIVEGVIKNLGLIDEKIRLSASNWSIERMAIVDRNILRMSVFELLYIKEIPVKVTINEAIEIAKRFGEEESGSFVNGILDRIVKDHQDLLSDKLQERII; translated from the coding sequence ATGGGATACCGGAGAAAATCAAGGGAATATGCATTACAGATGTTGTATCAGTTTGATGTAAGTCATCAGTCTGCCGGCCTCACGGCCGGTTTTTGGGCAGACAAAGATGTGCCGGCAAACATTGTGGAATTTGCCAATAATATAGTTGAGGGCGTGATAAAGAATCTCGGTTTGATAGATGAAAAGATCAGGCTGTCAGCCAGCAACTGGAGCATTGAAAGGATGGCTATTGTTGATCGTAATATACTGAGGATGTCCGTGTTTGAACTGCTCTATATTAAGGAGATACCTGTAAAAGTTACTATAAACGAGGCTATTGAAATTGCAAAGAGATTTGGTGAAGAAGAGTCGGGCTCCTTCGTCAACGGGATACTTGACAGGATAGTGAAGGATCACCAGGATTTACTTTCAGATAAATTACAGGAAAGGATCATATGA
- a CDS encoding 6,7-dimethyl-8-ribityllumazine synthase, translated as MPEPIEGAIAGKGLKFGVVVSRFNDFITSRLLTGAMDAFKQCNVEDNNITVVRVPGSFEIPMVAKKMAASDKYNAIVCLGAVIRGATPHFEYISAEVTKGIAGIALDSGIPVIYGVLTTDSVDQAIERAGTKNRNRGWDAALQAIEMANLYKLLSK; from the coding sequence ATGCCTGAACCAATTGAGGGTGCAATAGCCGGGAAGGGTTTAAAGTTTGGAGTTGTTGTGAGCAGGTTTAATGATTTTATAACGAGCAGGCTGCTGACAGGAGCCATGGATGCCTTCAAACAGTGTAATGTGGAGGACAATAACATCACAGTCGTCAGGGTGCCAGGGTCTTTTGAGATCCCCATGGTTGCAAAGAAAATGGCTGCGTCTGACAAGTACAATGCCATTGTCTGTCTTGGCGCAGTTATACGGGGTGCAACGCCTCACTTCGAGTATATCTCTGCAGAAGTGACGAAGGGCATAGCGGGTATTGCCCTGGACAGCGGGATTCCCGTTATTTATGGTGTTCTGACCACTGACAGTGTGGATCAGGCCATAGAGAGGGCAGGCACAAAGAACAGAAACAGGGGATGGGATGCCGCACTGCAGGCGATTGAGATGGCCAACCTGTATAAACTGCTTTCCAAATAA
- the ribB gene encoding 3,4-dihydroxy-2-butanone-4-phosphate synthase: protein MGLNSIEEAIEDIRQGRMVILVDDEDRENEGDLVMAAEKVTPEAINFMAKFGRGLICLTLTAERVEELSLLPMTTDNTAPFGTAFTVSIDARHGITTGISAHDRALTILKTIDPETRPADLARPGHIFPIRAQKGGVLKRAGQTEGSVDLSSLAGLNPSGVICEIMNEDGTMSRLPDLIRFAGEYHLRIVTVKDLIEYRLQKESFIRRVTDSRLPTEFGDFKVIVYEDELDHNVHLALIKGDVSSLKNVLVRVHSACITGDIFMSRRCDCGEQLHKAMEIIEKEGAGILLYINHDLRETLIGKISLYKMQDNEEEGAKECVIGGNRPVLREYGVGAQILVDLNVRHLRLMTNNPRKIVGLEGFGLDVAERVPIEVVPHKENIDYLTAKKRKLGHMLSKI from the coding sequence ATGGGGCTTAATTCCATTGAAGAGGCTATCGAAGATATAAGGCAGGGCAGGATGGTCATTCTGGTGGATGATGAGGACCGTGAAAATGAAGGCGACCTTGTCATGGCAGCTGAAAAGGTGACACCTGAGGCGATTAATTTCATGGCAAAATTCGGCAGGGGGCTGATATGCCTGACACTGACAGCTGAACGTGTCGAGGAACTTTCACTTCTGCCTATGACAACGGACAACACAGCCCCTTTTGGCACAGCCTTCACAGTTTCAATAGATGCGAGGCATGGGATTACAACCGGCATATCGGCGCACGACAGGGCTTTAACAATACTAAAGACAATAGACCCTGAGACGAGGCCGGCTGATCTGGCCAGGCCCGGGCATATATTCCCCATCAGGGCTCAAAAGGGGGGCGTCCTTAAAAGGGCAGGGCAGACCGAAGGGTCAGTTGACCTTTCGTCGCTTGCAGGGCTGAACCCATCCGGTGTTATTTGCGAGATTATGAATGAAGATGGGACTATGTCGAGGCTTCCGGACCTGATCAGGTTTGCAGGAGAATACCATCTCAGGATTGTAACAGTGAAGGACCTGATAGAGTACAGGCTGCAGAAGGAGTCATTCATACGGAGAGTGACTGATTCGAGACTGCCGACGGAATTCGGCGATTTCAAGGTTATAGTGTATGAAGATGAGCTTGACCATAATGTACACCTTGCCCTGATTAAAGGGGATGTCAGCAGCCTTAAGAATGTCCTTGTTCGTGTCCACTCTGCCTGCATTACAGGGGATATCTTCATGTCCCGGAGATGTGACTGCGGTGAACAGCTCCATAAGGCTATGGAGATAATTGAGAAGGAAGGGGCCGGCATACTCCTGTATATTAATCATGACCTGAGGGAAACACTGATAGGCAAGATATCATTATATAAGATGCAGGATAATGAAGAGGAGGGTGCAAAGGAGTGCGTTATCGGGGGGAACAGGCCTGTTCTGCGGGAATATGGCGTAGGCGCTCAGATACTGGTTGACCTGAATGTAAGACACTTAAGGCTGATGACAAACAACCCAAGAAAAATTGTGGGTCTGGAAGGGTTCGGACTGGATGTGGCAGAGCGCGTTCCAATAGAGGTTGTTCCACACAAAGAAAACATTGATTACCTGACGGCTAAGAAGAGAAAACTGGGACACATGCTAAGTAAAATATAA
- the cysE gene encoding serine O-acetyltransferase, translating into MFDNIRKDLYAVFERDPAASGKMEVVLTYPGFHAVVFHRMAHWLWRRDIPLLPRIISHLSRFLTGIEIHPGAKIGSSFFIDHGMGVVIGETTVIGNHVTLFQGVTLGGTGKEKGKRHPTLGNNIVVGVGAKVLGNIVIGDNVKVGANSVVLESVPADSTVVGVPGRVVKQGGRRKTEAMMDHVHLPDPIADRIERIERELEDIKEQVRRRKNGA; encoded by the coding sequence ATGTTTGACAATATAAGGAAGGATTTATATGCAGTTTTCGAGAGAGATCCTGCTGCGTCCGGGAAGATGGAGGTTGTACTCACATATCCCGGTTTTCATGCAGTCGTGTTTCACAGGATGGCTCACTGGTTATGGAGACGGGATATACCGCTCCTGCCGAGGATAATATCACACCTGAGCAGATTTCTGACAGGCATTGAAATACATCCCGGGGCAAAGATTGGTTCGTCTTTTTTTATAGATCATGGAATGGGTGTTGTAATAGGCGAGACCACGGTAATCGGCAATCATGTTACCCTTTTTCAGGGTGTGACATTAGGGGGAACCGGCAAGGAGAAGGGAAAAAGACATCCCACGCTTGGTAATAACATCGTAGTGGGAGTAGGCGCCAAGGTGCTTGGAAATATAGTAATTGGTGACAATGTGAAGGTGGGGGCCAATTCTGTAGTTCTTGAGTCTGTTCCAGCGGATTCCACAGTGGTAGGAGTTCCCGGCCGTGTTGTGAAACAGGGTGGAAGACGGAAGACGGAAGCGATGATGGATCATGTCCACCTTCCTGATCCTATAGCGGACAGGATTGAAAGGATCGAGAGGGAGTTGGAGGATATTAAGGAGCAGGTAAGGAGAAGGAAAAATGGGGCTTAA
- a CDS encoding 2-C-methyl-D-erythritol 2,4-cyclodiphosphate synthase, whose protein sequence is MRAGIGFDIHRFEEGNSVILGNVCIPFHRKLSGHSDADVLLHAICDAMLGAAGEGDIGMHFPNTDASLKGISSIELLKRTRDIIKQKGFRISNLDSVVIAEAPRILPYRDSMISNIAVALEIDVKQVNVKATTSEGIGALGKGEGISAYAVCLLSYV, encoded by the coding sequence ATGAGGGCAGGCATTGGGTTTGATATCCACAGATTCGAAGAGGGCAATTCAGTTATACTGGGCAATGTCTGCATCCCCTTTCACAGAAAATTGTCAGGGCATTCAGATGCAGATGTATTGCTTCACGCAATCTGTGACGCTATGCTTGGCGCAGCCGGCGAAGGAGACATCGGCATGCATTTCCCCAATACGGATGCGTCCTTAAAAGGCATTTCAAGTATTGAATTGTTAAAGAGGACGAGGGACATAATTAAACAAAAAGGTTTCAGGATCTCGAATCTGGACTCTGTTGTCATTGCTGAGGCCCCCAGGATCCTTCCGTACAGGGATTCAATGATAAGCAATATAGCAGTTGCCCTGGAGATTGATGTGAAGCAGGTAAATGTAAAGGCAACGACCAGTGAAGGTATTGGGGCATTAGGAAAGGGTGAAGGGATATCTGCATACGCAGTTTGTCTTCTATCCTATGTTTGA
- the ispD gene encoding 2-C-methyl-D-erythritol 4-phosphate cytidylyltransferase: MKVTAIIPAAGKGKRMVHTVPKHFIRIENKPVLAHTLDVFEKCPEVHQVLVISRSGEEDYCLKEVVEKYGYKKVLKIVIGGDRRQDSVYSGIKELDEDTDIVVVHDGVRPFVSPGTLSEAVKLAMFADGVVTAVPVRDTIKDVGEDGIIRSTPDRSTLWNAQTPQVFKRRILEEAYLRAYNDKFSGTDESSLVERLGYRVKIMEGTPENIKITTKEDLLFAEVILMIQKKKSIK, translated from the coding sequence ATGAAGGTAACGGCCATAATACCAGCAGCGGGAAAAGGTAAGCGGATGGTCCATACTGTTCCCAAGCATTTTATCCGTATCGAAAACAAACCGGTACTGGCACATACGCTGGATGTCTTTGAAAAATGCCCCGAGGTACATCAGGTTCTTGTAATCTCGAGGTCCGGGGAAGAAGACTATTGCCTCAAAGAGGTTGTTGAGAAGTATGGCTATAAGAAGGTCTTAAAGATTGTGATTGGCGGGGACAGGCGGCAGGACTCGGTTTATAGCGGCATTAAGGAGCTTGATGAAGACACGGATATCGTGGTTGTGCATGACGGCGTGAGGCCGTTTGTTTCTCCAGGGACCTTAAGTGAAGCTGTAAAACTTGCAATGTTTGCTGACGGTGTTGTGACAGCAGTCCCGGTCAGGGATACGATTAAAGATGTCGGAGAGGATGGTATCATCAGATCAACACCAGACCGCTCCACACTCTGGAATGCACAGACACCGCAGGTATTCAAGAGACGGATTTTGGAAGAGGCATATTTAAGGGCATATAATGATAAATTCTCAGGTACGGACGAGTCATCACTGGTGGAAAGGCTTGGCTATAGGGTTAAGATAATGGAAGGAACCCCTGAAAATATAAAGATTACTACAAAGGAAGACCTTCTGTTTGCTGAAGTTATATTGATGATTCAGAAGAAAAAGAGCATAAAATGA
- a CDS encoding DegQ family serine endoprotease — MDGFIKKFDKKNVVIATILISIGVIAGVIVSSNLGWIPIGQAKVQPIPPKITQQLAETERAFVEISKRVTPAVVNISTTKSLRGMERGPVSPFFQDPFFRRFFGDEFLREHDTPRKYKEQSLGSGVIVTDDGYIVTNNHVVEGADEIKVVLSDRKEYAGKIVGADPKTDLAIIKIKASELPAIVWGDSDQIEVGEFVLAIGSPFGLNQTVTSGIISAKGRANVGIADYEDFIQTDAAINPGNSGGALVNIRGELIGINTAIFTRSGGYMGIGFAVPSNMAKSVMDSLVKEGKVTRGWLGVYIQDITPELAKQFKLSNNTGALISDVMDGSPADKAGLQRGDVILQYNGKEVENNSHLRNMVAQTPVGKTIDVRVIRDGRTELLKVVIGELPADLAKGESGEGSPEGIFQGVTVQGLTTELRERLDIPDKIKGVVVSGVAADSPAQGYGLKPGDVILQINRKDVRTVKDFSKAAEEVKKGDSVLMLVYRDGMTIYITLSQ, encoded by the coding sequence ATGGATGGGTTTATAAAAAAGTTCGATAAGAAGAATGTAGTTATCGCTACCATACTTATTTCAATTGGCGTAATTGCGGGAGTCATTGTTTCTTCAAATCTCGGATGGATTCCAATCGGTCAGGCCAAAGTTCAGCCAATTCCGCCTAAAATAACTCAGCAGCTTGCTGAGACTGAAAGGGCCTTTGTCGAGATTTCTAAACGGGTAACTCCTGCAGTTGTAAACATTTCAACAACAAAGTCTTTAAGAGGCATGGAAAGGGGGCCTGTATCTCCCTTTTTCCAGGACCCCTTTTTCAGACGCTTCTTTGGTGACGAATTTTTAAGGGAACATGATACGCCCAGGAAATACAAAGAGCAGAGTCTTGGTTCAGGCGTTATTGTTACAGATGACGGATATATAGTAACAAATAATCATGTGGTTGAAGGCGCTGATGAGATAAAGGTGGTGTTGTCAGACAGGAAGGAGTATGCAGGCAAGATTGTCGGGGCTGATCCAAAGACTGATCTGGCGATTATCAAGATAAAGGCCAGCGAACTTCCGGCTATTGTGTGGGGGGATTCTGATCAGATAGAGGTTGGGGAGTTCGTACTTGCGATAGGCAGCCCGTTTGGGTTGAATCAGACAGTTACAAGCGGCATCATAAGCGCCAAGGGGAGGGCTAATGTAGGCATTGCTGACTATGAGGATTTTATTCAGACAGATGCTGCCATTAATCCGGGCAATTCGGGCGGGGCGCTCGTAAACATAAGGGGTGAGCTGATAGGAATAAATACAGCTATATTTACAAGAAGCGGTGGTTACATGGGTATCGGCTTCGCTGTGCCAAGCAATATGGCAAAATCTGTTATGGATAGTCTGGTAAAAGAAGGGAAAGTTACAAGAGGCTGGCTTGGTGTCTATATACAGGACATTACGCCGGAGCTTGCAAAACAGTTTAAACTGAGTAACAACACAGGCGCCCTAATCAGTGATGTAATGGATGGAAGTCCGGCTGACAAGGCAGGGCTTCAGCGGGGGGATGTAATATTGCAATATAATGGCAAGGAAGTGGAAAATAATTCTCATCTTAGAAATATGGTTGCACAGACACCTGTTGGAAAAACGATTGATGTCAGGGTCATTCGCGACGGACGTACCGAATTGCTGAAAGTTGTTATCGGAGAACTGCCTGCTGATCTGGCCAAAGGAGAGAGCGGGGAAGGCAGTCCGGAAGGGATCTTCCAGGGGGTAACAGTTCAGGGCCTTACAACTGAATTGAGGGAGAGGCTCGATATCCCTGACAAGATTAAAGGTGTTGTTGTCTCAGGTGTTGCTGCGGATTCTCCTGCCCAGGGGTACGGACTCAAGCCGGGTGATGTCATCCTGCAGATAAACAGGAAGGATGTAAGGACGGTGAAAGATTTTAGCAAAGCGGCAGAGGAAGTAAAAAAAGGCGATAGCGTCTTAATGCTTGTATATCGTGACGGAATGACGATTTATATTACACTGTCACAGTAA
- the bioA gene encoding adenosylmethionine--8-amino-7-oxononanoate transaminase: MDNKVSSLEDKDKRYIWHPFTQMKEWLADTPLIIEKGNASYIYDTKGRKYIDGVSSIWVNVHGHRKKEIDRAIEGQLKKIAHTTLLGLSNIPSIQLAEKLINLAHDSGLHCMSKVFYSDNGSTAVEVGLKMAFHYWQIRGGRHKKKTKFIALENAYHGDTIGSVSLGGIDLFHKIYKPILFETIRIPSPDCYRCPMGKVYPDCSLACASEADKVLRKHHSETAAIIVEPVVQAAAGLIVAPPGYLGRIYSICRKYDILFIADEVATGFGRTGRMFACEHDGIDPDIMAVAKGITGGYLPLAATLVTEDLHSAFLGEYKEFKSFFHGHSYTGNPLGCAAAIANIDLFERDKVLEHVREKGILLEKLLSPLKDHPHVGDIRQKGLMAGIELVQDKRAKTPFPLEDKMGFRVCLRAREMGLMLRPIGNVIILMPPLSISSNTIRKMTSIISAAIESTLPA, encoded by the coding sequence ATGGACAATAAAGTTTCATCACTGGAAGATAAGGACAAGAGATACATATGGCACCCCTTTACCCAGATGAAAGAATGGCTGGCCGATACCCCCCTGATTATAGAAAAGGGGAATGCATCATATATATACGATACTAAAGGCAGAAAATATATAGACGGTGTTTCTTCCATATGGGTTAATGTTCATGGTCACAGAAAGAAGGAAATTGACAGGGCTATTGAAGGACAACTAAAAAAAATCGCTCACACCACCCTGCTCGGCCTTTCAAACATACCATCCATTCAACTGGCTGAAAAACTGATCAACCTTGCGCACGATTCAGGACTGCATTGCATGTCAAAGGTGTTTTATTCAGATAACGGGTCAACAGCAGTTGAAGTGGGCCTGAAAATGGCATTCCACTACTGGCAGATCAGGGGGGGGAGACATAAGAAGAAGACAAAGTTTATTGCCCTGGAAAATGCATATCATGGAGATACTATAGGGTCAGTAAGCCTCGGGGGGATAGACCTTTTTCACAAGATATACAAACCCATCTTATTTGAAACCATCAGGATCCCGTCACCTGACTGCTACAGATGTCCCATGGGGAAGGTCTACCCTGATTGCAGTCTTGCCTGTGCCTCAGAGGCTGATAAGGTGTTAAGGAAACACCATAGTGAGACAGCCGCCATTATTGTTGAGCCGGTTGTCCAGGCTGCTGCAGGCCTGATCGTAGCGCCGCCAGGTTATCTGGGAAGGATATACTCAATTTGCAGAAAATACGATATCCTGTTTATTGCAGATGAGGTTGCTACAGGTTTTGGGCGGACCGGCCGGATGTTCGCATGCGAACATGACGGGATTGATCCTGATATAATGGCAGTAGCCAAGGGGATTACCGGCGGGTATCTGCCGCTTGCCGCCACACTTGTAACCGAAGACTTACACAGTGCATTCCTTGGAGAGTACAAAGAGTTCAAGTCTTTCTTTCATGGCCATAGTTACACCGGAAACCCTCTGGGATGCGCGGCAGCCATAGCCAATATTGATTTATTTGAAAGGGATAAAGTCCTTGAGCATGTCAGAGAAAAGGGCATCCTCCTTGAGAAACTGCTTTCCCCATTGAAGGACCACCCTCATGTCGGAGATATAAGACAAAAGGGGCTGATGGCGGGGATTGAGCTTGTACAGGATAAACGTGCAAAAACACCATTCCCGCTGGAGGATAAAATGGGGTTCCGTGTCTGTCTCAGGGCAAGGGAAATGGGACTGATGCTGAGACCGATCGGTAATGTAATTATATTAATGCCGCCCCTCAGCATATCGTCAAATACCATAAGAAAGATGACATCCATAATTTCTGCAGCAATTGAGTCCACCCTACCGGCATAA